A single genomic interval of Lathyrus oleraceus cultivar Zhongwan6 chromosome 7, CAAS_Psat_ZW6_1.0, whole genome shotgun sequence harbors:
- the LOC127107652 gene encoding auxin-induced protein IAA6, with amino-acid sequence MAREGLGLEITELRLGLSCGEPKKNEKKRMFSEIDGGVEENGGSGDRKSVDKKNQVVGWPPVCSYRKKNMNEGSKMYMKVSMDGAPYLRKIDLCLHKGYLELALALEKLFDCCGIEEALKDAENCEHVPIYEDKDGDWMLVGDVPWEMFIESCKRLRIMKRSDAKGFDLQPKGSLKRFI; translated from the exons ATGGCAAGAGAAGGTTTAGGACTTGAGATAACTGAGCTAAGGTTAGGTTTATCATGTGGTGAGCCAAAGAAGAATGAGAAGAAGAGGATGTTCTCGGAGATCGACGGTGGTGTGGAAGAAAATGGAGGCTCCGGTGATCGGAAAAGTGTCGATAAGAAGAATCAAGTTGTCGGGTGGCCTCCGGTGTGCTCGTACCGGAAGAAGAACATGAATGAAGGTTCGAAAATGTATATGAAGGTTAGCATGGATGGAGCTCCTTACTTGCGTAAGATTGATCTTTGTTTGCATAAGGGTTACTTGGAGTTAGCTTTGGCTTTGGAGAAGCTCTTTGATTGTTGTGGAATTG AAGAGGCATTAAAGGATGCAGAAAATTGTGAACACGTTCCAATTTATGAGGACAAAGATGGTGATTGGATGCTGGTTGGAGATGTTCCTTGGGA GATGTTTATTGAGTCATGCAAGAGGCTGAGGATTATGAAGAGGTCAGATGCAAAGGGCTTTGATTTGCAACCAAAAGGATCTTTGAAGAGATTCATATAG